A stretch of Shumkonia mesophila DNA encodes these proteins:
- the mraY gene encoding phospho-N-acetylmuramoyl-pentapeptide-transferase yields the protein MLFHLLVPLADEFLVFNVVRYLTFRTGAAIITALIVAFVLGPRIIRHLRKVQNGGQPIRLDGPESHLITKKGTPTMGGFMILLALTVSTLLWADLSNGFVWAALFVTIGFGAVGFADDWLKVTRRQSGGLPGRAKLALLTGIAVVAAFWITSMLPASLASYLAVPFFKQVLVDFGWGFIAFAVFVMVGASNAVNLTDGLDGLAVVPVMIAIAVFALISYLVGNALFANYLQLHYVPGSGELAVFCGALAGGGLGFLWFNAPPAAVFMGDTGSLSLGGALGSVSVITKHELVLAIVGGLFVLETVSVVVQVVSFKLTGRRVFRMAPLHHHFEKKGWAESTIVIRFWIIATILALVGLSTLKLR from the coding sequence ATGCTGTTCCATCTGCTTGTCCCGCTGGCCGACGAGTTCCTCGTCTTCAACGTCGTGCGCTACCTCACGTTCCGCACCGGCGCCGCCATCATCACGGCGCTGATCGTCGCCTTCGTCCTCGGCCCCCGGATCATCCGCCACCTGCGCAAGGTCCAGAACGGCGGCCAGCCGATCCGCCTCGACGGCCCGGAAAGCCATCTGATCACCAAGAAGGGCACGCCCACCATGGGCGGCTTCATGATCCTGCTGGCGCTGACGGTCTCCACCCTGCTGTGGGCGGATCTCAGCAACGGCTTCGTCTGGGCGGCGCTGTTCGTCACCATCGGCTTCGGCGCCGTCGGCTTCGCCGACGACTGGCTGAAGGTCACCCGGCGCCAAAGCGGCGGCCTGCCCGGCCGCGCCAAGCTTGCGCTGCTCACCGGCATCGCGGTCGTCGCCGCCTTTTGGATCACGTCGATGCTGCCGGCCTCGCTGGCCAGCTATCTGGCGGTGCCGTTCTTCAAGCAGGTGCTGGTCGACTTCGGCTGGGGCTTCATCGCGTTTGCCGTGTTCGTCATGGTCGGGGCGTCCAACGCCGTCAACCTGACCGACGGGCTCGACGGCCTGGCCGTCGTGCCGGTGATGATCGCCATCGCCGTGTTCGCGCTGATCTCGTACCTGGTCGGCAACGCCCTGTTCGCCAATTACCTGCAGCTCCACTACGTGCCCGGCAGCGGCGAGTTGGCCGTATTCTGCGGCGCCCTGGCGGGCGGCGGGTTGGGGTTCCTGTGGTTCAACGCGCCGCCGGCCGCCGTTTTCATGGGCGACACCGGCTCGCTGTCCCTGGGCGGCGCCCTGGGCTCGGTCAGCGTCATCACCAAGCACGAGCTGGTGCTGGCCATCGTCGGCGGCCTGTTCGTGCTGGAAACCGTGTCGGTGGTGGTCCAGGTGGTCTCGTTCAAGCTGACCGGTCGCCGGGTTTTCCGCATGGCGCCGCTGCACCACCACTTCGAAAAGAAGGGCTGGGCCGAATCGACCATCGTCATCCGCTTCTGGATCATCGCGACGATCCTGGCGCTGGTCGGCCTTTCGACCCTGAAGCTGAGGTGA